A window from Micromonospora profundi encodes these proteins:
- a CDS encoding amino acid ABC transporter ATP-binding protein, translated as MELLRCRGLRKEFGGHVVLDRLDLTVAEHRVVALIGASGSGKSTLLRCVNLLEDLDDGTIELDGEDISDPRVDPDQVRRRIGMVFQAYNLFPHLSVLENITLAPRRVHRRDRADAEAQARDLLDRVGLGDKAHAYPDRLSGGQQQRVAIVRALANSPRLMLLDEVTSALDPELVGEVLSMIRDLKADGMTMVLATHEMGFAREVADEVCFLDAGRVVESGPPEQVLGEPTQPRTRQFLRRIIEAGRL; from the coding sequence GTGGAACTGCTGCGCTGCCGCGGACTGCGCAAGGAGTTCGGCGGCCACGTCGTCCTGGACCGGCTGGACCTGACCGTCGCCGAGCACCGGGTGGTGGCGTTGATCGGCGCCTCCGGTTCGGGCAAGTCGACACTGCTGCGGTGTGTGAACCTGCTGGAGGACCTCGACGACGGCACCATCGAGCTGGACGGGGAGGACATCTCCGACCCCCGGGTGGACCCCGACCAGGTCCGGCGGCGAATCGGCATGGTGTTCCAGGCGTACAACCTGTTTCCCCACCTGAGCGTGCTGGAGAACATCACCCTCGCGCCCCGGCGGGTGCATCGGCGGGATCGGGCCGACGCCGAGGCTCAGGCGCGGGACCTGCTCGACCGGGTGGGGCTGGGCGACAAGGCGCACGCCTATCCGGACCGGCTCTCCGGCGGGCAGCAGCAGCGGGTGGCGATCGTCCGGGCGCTTGCCAACTCACCCCGGCTGATGCTGCTCGACGAGGTGACATCGGCGTTGGACCCGGAACTCGTCGGTGAGGTCCTGTCGATGATCCGGGACCTGAAGGCTGACGGGATGACAATGGTGCTGGCCACCCACGAGATGGGCTTCGCCCGGGAGGTGGCCGACGAGGTCTGCTTCCTCGACGCGGGCCGGGTCGTCGAGAGCGGCCCGCCCGAGCAGGTGCTCGGCGAGCCGACACAGCCGCGTACCCGGCAGTTCCTGCGCCGGATCATCGAAGCCGGCCGCCTGTGA
- a CDS encoding TrmH family RNA methyltransferase, which yields MAFTPRTPRVVAARRLQRRRDRDAAGRFLAEGPQAVREALARPGVVTELFGTPAALDRHPELAATAARADVPVSEVTDDALAALAETVAPQGLVAVCRHLDVPLEQALASAPRLVAVLAEIRDPGNAGTVLRTADAAGAGAVIFAGDAVDPYNGKCVRASAGSLFHVDVVRAPNPVAVVDALRAAGLSIFATTGYGDSDLDDLTDYGRLVGPTAWLFGSEAHGLPEELTATADARVRVPLYGRAESLNLAAAAAVCLYASARAQR from the coding sequence ATGGCCTTCACCCCGCGTACCCCAAGGGTTGTCGCCGCCCGCCGCTTGCAGCGCCGCCGGGACCGCGACGCCGCCGGCCGGTTCCTGGCCGAGGGGCCGCAGGCGGTCCGCGAGGCACTCGCGCGGCCGGGGGTGGTCACCGAGTTGTTCGGTACGCCCGCAGCCCTCGACCGGCACCCGGAGCTGGCCGCCACGGCGGCCCGCGCCGACGTGCCCGTCTCCGAGGTGACCGACGACGCCCTCGCCGCGCTGGCCGAGACCGTCGCCCCGCAGGGTCTGGTCGCCGTGTGCCGGCACCTGGACGTGCCGCTGGAGCAGGCCCTCGCCAGCGCGCCGCGCCTGGTGGCGGTGCTCGCCGAGATCCGCGACCCGGGCAACGCCGGCACCGTGCTGCGCACCGCCGACGCCGCCGGGGCCGGCGCGGTGATCTTCGCGGGCGACGCCGTCGACCCGTACAACGGCAAGTGCGTGCGAGCCTCCGCCGGCAGCCTCTTCCACGTCGACGTGGTCCGCGCGCCCAACCCGGTCGCCGTTGTCGACGCGCTGCGCGCCGCCGGGCTGTCGATCTTCGCCACCACGGGGTACGGCGACAGCGATCTCGACGATCTTACCGACTACGGGCGGCTCGTCGGGCCCACCGCCTGGCTGTTCGGCTCGGAGGCGCACGGTCTGCCCGAGGAGTTGACAGCCACCGCCGACGCCCGCGTGCGGGTGCCGCTGTACGGGCGCGCCGAGAGCCTCAACCTGGCTGCCGCCGCGGCGGTCTGCCTGTACGCTTCAGCGAGAGCGCAGCGCTGA
- the rplT gene encoding 50S ribosomal protein L20: MARVKRAVNAQKKRRTLLETASGYRGQRSRLYRKAKEQVLHSMQYAYRDRRDRKGDFRQLWIQRINAGARANGMTYNRLIQGLRLAGIEVDRKILADMAVNDAASFAAIVELARAAVTAEGTGGAAAQAA; encoded by the coding sequence ATGGCACGCGTCAAGCGGGCTGTGAACGCCCAGAAGAAGCGTCGTACCCTGCTGGAGACCGCGAGCGGTTACCGCGGTCAGCGCTCCCGGCTGTACCGCAAGGCCAAGGAGCAGGTGCTGCACTCGATGCAGTACGCCTACCGGGACCGTCGTGACCGCAAGGGCGACTTCCGGCAGCTGTGGATCCAGCGGATCAACGCGGGTGCCCGTGCGAACGGGATGACCTACAACCGCCTGATCCAGGGCCTGCGTCTGGCCGGCATCGAGGTCGACCGCAAGATCCTGGCCGACATGGCTGTCAACGACGCCGCTTCCTTCGCGGCGATCGTGGAGCTGGCCCGGGCCGCGGTCACGGCCGAGGGCACCGGCGGCGCGGCGGCTCAGGCCGCCTGA
- a CDS encoding riboflavin synthase: MFTGIVEELGEIVGVTPTADDSALVAVRGPLVTSDARHGDSIAVNGVCLTVVEAADGVFTADVMGETLRRSALGALRAGDPVNLERAAALGSRLGGHLVQGHVDGVGEVISREPAEQWETVRFRLPASLARYVVEKGSITIDGVSLTVAEVGADEFAVGLIPTTLKLTTLGAKGVGDPVNLEVDVVAKYVERLLGARLTDADAGLTGSTGGVA, encoded by the coding sequence ATGTTCACCGGCATTGTCGAGGAGTTGGGCGAAATCGTCGGAGTGACGCCGACGGCTGACGATTCGGCGCTCGTCGCCGTACGCGGCCCGCTCGTCACGTCCGACGCCCGGCACGGCGACTCCATCGCCGTCAACGGCGTCTGCCTGACCGTCGTGGAGGCGGCCGACGGCGTCTTCACCGCCGACGTGATGGGTGAGACGCTCCGCCGCTCCGCGCTCGGCGCGCTGCGCGCCGGCGACCCGGTCAACCTGGAGCGGGCCGCCGCGCTGGGCAGCCGCCTCGGCGGGCACCTGGTGCAGGGCCACGTCGACGGCGTCGGCGAGGTGATCTCCCGGGAACCGGCCGAGCAGTGGGAGACGGTCCGGTTCCGGCTGCCCGCCTCCCTGGCGAGGTACGTGGTGGAGAAGGGCTCGATCACCATCGACGGCGTCTCGCTGACCGTGGCCGAGGTGGGCGCGGACGAGTTCGCCGTCGGGCTGATCCCGACCACCCTGAAGCTCACCACCCTCGGCGCGAAGGGCGTCGGCGACCCGGTGAACCTGGAGGTCGACGTGGTGGCCAAGTACGTCGAGCGGCTGCTCGGCGCTCGGCTCACCGACGCCGACGCCGGGCTGACCGGTAGCACGGGCGGGGTGGCCTGA
- a CDS encoding ABC transporter substrate-binding protein, which produces MASRSRLLALTLAGFVVAATAGCAPQDEEPTPTVTAAGSCTKDSLPTRTPGKLTIATDQPAYEPWFRQDKPDNGEGFEAAVAYAVAEKLGYARADVTWTRVKFDTAIAPGPKSFDFDINQFSITEERKQAVDFSAPYYLVRQTVIALKSSKIAGKTSLADLRNARLGAQVGTTSYQAITDVVKPTTKPQVYNSNDDAKKALQNGQIDGLVVDLPTAFYITGTEITDAMVIGQVPQVGVPEAFGLLLDKNSPLTSCVSTAVGQLSEAGALGELERKWLAQVAGATELR; this is translated from the coding sequence ATGGCCAGCCGCTCACGTCTCCTCGCGCTCACCCTCGCCGGCTTCGTCGTCGCCGCCACCGCCGGATGCGCTCCCCAGGACGAGGAACCCACCCCCACCGTCACCGCCGCCGGGTCCTGCACCAAGGACAGCCTGCCCACGCGGACGCCGGGCAAACTCACCATCGCCACCGACCAGCCCGCCTACGAGCCGTGGTTCCGGCAGGACAAGCCGGACAACGGTGAGGGCTTCGAGGCCGCCGTCGCGTACGCGGTGGCCGAAAAGTTGGGCTACGCCCGCGCCGACGTCACCTGGACCCGGGTCAAGTTCGACACGGCTATCGCGCCCGGCCCGAAGAGCTTCGACTTCGACATCAACCAGTTCTCCATCACCGAGGAGCGCAAGCAGGCTGTCGACTTCTCCGCACCGTACTACCTGGTGCGGCAGACAGTCATCGCGTTGAAGTCCTCGAAGATCGCCGGCAAGACCTCGCTGGCCGACCTCCGCAACGCCCGCCTCGGCGCCCAGGTCGGCACCACCAGCTACCAGGCGATCACCGACGTGGTCAAGCCGACGACCAAGCCGCAGGTCTACAACAGCAACGACGACGCCAAGAAGGCCCTGCAGAACGGGCAGATCGACGGTCTCGTGGTGGACCTGCCGACCGCCTTCTACATCACCGGCACGGAGATCACCGACGCGATGGTCATCGGGCAGGTGCCGCAGGTCGGGGTGCCCGAGGCGTTCGGACTGCTGCTGGACAAGAACTCCCCGCTGACGTCCTGCGTGAGCACCGCGGTCGGGCAGCTCAGCGAGGCGGGCGCGCTCGGTGAGTTGGAGCGCAAGTGGCTCGCGCAAGTGGCGGGAGCGACCGAGCTCCGGTGA
- the infC gene encoding translation initiation factor IF-3 has protein sequence MNEQIRAREVRLVGPEGEQVGIVPLERALQLAADVDLDLVEVAPMARPPVCKLMDFGKFKYESALKAREARRNQQQTVIKEMKLRPKIDPHDYETKKGHVVRFLKAGDKVKVTIMFRGREQSRPELGYRLLRRLESEITELGYVEAAPKQDGRNMIMVLAPHRAVKASAVAATASRGAPRERAGDESAPAADETAAAGETAAAVDSGTAADTSGQ, from the coding sequence GTGAACGAGCAGATCCGGGCACGTGAGGTCCGACTGGTCGGCCCCGAGGGTGAGCAGGTGGGCATCGTCCCGCTGGAGCGCGCCCTTCAGCTGGCCGCGGACGTCGATCTGGACCTGGTCGAGGTTGCGCCGATGGCGCGCCCGCCGGTGTGCAAGCTCATGGACTTCGGCAAGTTCAAGTACGAGAGCGCACTCAAGGCGCGCGAAGCGCGGCGTAACCAGCAGCAGACCGTCATCAAGGAAATGAAGCTTCGGCCGAAGATCGACCCGCACGACTACGAGACCAAGAAGGGTCACGTGGTGCGGTTCCTCAAGGCGGGCGACAAGGTCAAGGTGACGATCATGTTCCGCGGTCGCGAGCAGAGCCGCCCTGAGCTGGGTTACCGGCTCCTGCGTCGGCTCGAATCGGAGATCACGGAACTGGGATACGTCGAGGCCGCCCCCAAGCAGGACGGCCGAAACATGATCATGGTTCTCGCTCCGCATCGGGCCGTCAAGGCCTCCGCGGTCGCCGCTACGGCGTCCCGTGGTGCACCTCGGGAGCGGGCAGGGGACGAGTCTGCCCCGGCAGCCGACGAGACCGCAGCGGCGGGCGAGACCGCAGCAGCCGTTGACAGCGGCACCGCCGCCGACACCAGCGGCCAGTAA
- the hisG gene encoding ATP phosphoribosyltransferase, with translation MLRVAIPNKGTLAEPAAQMLREAGYRQRTDPKDLVCRDEANDVEFFYLRPKDIATYVGSGDLDLGITGRDLLIDSAAPAEEVVDLAFGRATFRFAARPDDIASVQDLGGHRVATAYPGLVERHLSELGVKADVIRLDGAVENAVRLGVADVVADVVETGATLRQAGLVVFGEPLLRSSAVLVRRAGAPSHAQAEQLLRRLHGVLVARRYVMLAYDVPAGLLDRASGLTPGIESPTVSPLHREGWVAVQAMVLRDDVHRIMDELYELGARAILVTNIHACRL, from the coding sequence ATGCTGCGTGTCGCCATTCCCAACAAGGGCACCCTGGCCGAGCCGGCCGCCCAGATGCTGCGCGAGGCGGGCTACCGCCAGCGCACCGACCCCAAGGACCTCGTCTGCCGCGACGAGGCCAACGACGTCGAATTCTTCTACCTGCGTCCCAAGGACATCGCCACCTACGTCGGCTCCGGTGACCTCGACCTCGGCATCACCGGCCGGGACCTGCTGATCGACTCGGCCGCACCGGCCGAGGAGGTCGTCGACCTCGCGTTCGGCCGGGCCACCTTCCGCTTCGCCGCCCGCCCTGACGACATCGCCTCCGTGCAGGATCTCGGCGGGCACCGGGTCGCCACCGCGTACCCGGGGCTTGTCGAGCGGCACCTCAGCGAGCTTGGCGTCAAGGCCGACGTGATCCGCCTCGACGGCGCTGTCGAGAACGCCGTCCGACTCGGCGTCGCCGACGTCGTCGCCGACGTGGTGGAGACCGGCGCCACACTGCGTCAGGCCGGCCTTGTGGTGTTCGGCGAGCCACTGCTGCGCTCGTCGGCCGTGCTGGTCCGCCGGGCCGGCGCGCCGTCGCACGCACAGGCCGAGCAGCTGCTGCGCCGCCTGCACGGCGTGCTGGTGGCCCGCCGCTACGTGATGCTCGCCTACGACGTACCGGCCGGTCTGCTGGACCGCGCCAGCGGCCTGACCCCCGGCATCGAGTCGCCCACAGTGTCGCCGCTGCACCGCGAGGGCTGGGTGGCCGTGCAGGCAATGGTGCTCCGCGACGACGTCCACCGGATCATGGACGAGCTGTACGAGTTGGGCGCCCGCGCGATCCTCGTCACGAACATCCACGCCTGCCGCCTCTGA
- a CDS encoding amino acid ABC transporter permease codes for MTLLEHTPSEAQLRRSAYRRRQTVYSVLVAASSTAALGTLLVVAVTGAPGWDRVRQSFLDPEIARDALPAVLTGLWLNVRLLVCCAAGALLLGLVIAVLRTLRGPIFFPVRALAAGYTYTFRGLPLIIVLYLLTLGVPGLRLQGMPPVLVLGGLALVLTYGGYLAEVFRAGIESVHPSQLAAARSLGLTYRQTMRHIVLPQAVRRVAPPLLNDVVALQKDVGLVSLAGPIDAVRAAQIATAQSFNYTPYVVAGVLFVLLAIPLIAVTDWVTLRSARRQSGG; via the coding sequence GTGACCCTGCTGGAGCACACCCCGTCCGAGGCGCAGCTGCGGCGCTCGGCGTACCGCCGCCGGCAGACCGTGTACAGCGTGCTGGTCGCGGCCTCCTCCACGGCGGCGCTCGGCACGCTGCTGGTGGTGGCGGTGACCGGCGCGCCGGGCTGGGACCGGGTGCGGCAGTCGTTCCTGGACCCGGAGATCGCCCGGGACGCGCTGCCGGCCGTGCTGACCGGGCTGTGGCTCAACGTCCGGCTGCTCGTCTGCTGCGCGGCGGGCGCCCTACTGCTCGGGCTGGTGATCGCCGTGCTGCGCACGCTGCGCGGGCCGATCTTCTTCCCGGTACGGGCGCTGGCCGCCGGCTACACGTACACCTTCCGTGGTCTGCCGTTGATCATCGTGCTGTACCTGCTCACCCTCGGCGTGCCCGGGTTGCGCCTGCAGGGCATGCCGCCGGTGCTGGTGCTCGGCGGGCTCGCGCTGGTCCTCACCTACGGCGGCTACCTCGCCGAGGTGTTCCGGGCCGGCATCGAGTCGGTGCACCCCAGCCAGCTCGCCGCGGCCCGCTCGCTGGGTCTCACCTACCGGCAGACGATGCGGCACATCGTCCTGCCGCAGGCCGTGCGCCGGGTGGCCCCACCGCTGCTCAACGACGTGGTGGCCCTGCAGAAGGACGTCGGGCTGGTCTCGCTGGCCGGGCCGATCGACGCGGTACGCGCCGCCCAGATCGCCACCGCCCAGTCGTTCAACTACACGCCGTACGTCGTGGCCGGGGTGCTGTTCGTGCTGCTGGCGATCCCGCTGATCGCTGTCACCGACTGGGTGACGCTGCGCTCGGCCCGTCGACAGTCGGGAGGCTGA
- a CDS encoding bifunctional 3,4-dihydroxy-2-butanone-4-phosphate synthase/GTP cyclohydrolase II, producing MSERSERVSSFGSIEQAVADIAAGRPVVVVDDADRENEGDLIFAAELATQELLAFMVRYTSGYVCVPLTESECDRLDLPPMHHTNQDRRGTAYTVTVDAREGVSTGISAADRAHTIRLLASASTDPTDLARPGHVVPLRAREGGVLRRPGHTEAAVDLTRLAGLRPAGVLCELVNDDGTMMRLPDLEKFSAEHGLTLVTIADLVAYRRRTEKQVELVADARMPTRHGVFRALGYRAEHDSAEHVAMVLGDLGDGQDVLVRVHSECLTGDVFGSLRCDCGPQLDAALARVGREGRGVVLYVRGHEGRGIGLLHKLQAYQLQDQGRDTVDANLDLGLPADARDYGTGAQILYDLGVRSMRLLTNNPAKRAGLEGYGLTITGREGLPVGAHPENLRYLRTKRDRMGHLLDELDEMSEAPLGRPVVDDEIGA from the coding sequence ATGAGCGAGCGCAGCGAGCGAGTCAGCAGCTTTGGCAGCATCGAGCAGGCGGTCGCCGATATCGCCGCCGGGCGGCCGGTCGTCGTGGTCGACGACGCCGACCGGGAGAACGAGGGCGACCTGATCTTCGCGGCCGAGCTGGCCACGCAGGAACTACTGGCGTTCATGGTGCGGTACACCTCCGGGTACGTCTGCGTGCCGTTGACGGAGAGCGAGTGCGACAGGCTCGACCTGCCGCCGATGCACCACACCAACCAGGACCGGCGGGGCACCGCGTACACGGTGACCGTTGACGCCCGGGAGGGTGTCAGCACCGGCATCTCGGCGGCCGACCGCGCGCACACCATCCGGCTGCTGGCAAGCGCGAGCACCGACCCGACCGATCTGGCCCGACCGGGGCACGTGGTGCCGCTGCGCGCCCGCGAGGGTGGGGTGCTGCGCCGGCCGGGGCACACCGAGGCCGCGGTGGACCTGACCCGGCTGGCCGGGCTGCGTCCCGCGGGCGTGCTCTGCGAGCTGGTCAACGACGACGGCACCATGATGCGCCTGCCTGACCTGGAGAAGTTCTCCGCCGAGCACGGGCTCACCCTCGTCACCATCGCCGACCTGGTCGCCTACCGGCGACGTACCGAAAAGCAGGTCGAGCTGGTCGCGGACGCCCGGATGCCCACGCGGCACGGGGTTTTCCGGGCGCTCGGCTACCGCGCCGAGCACGACTCGGCCGAGCACGTGGCGATGGTGCTGGGTGACCTCGGCGACGGCCAGGACGTGCTGGTCCGGGTCCACTCCGAGTGCCTGACCGGGGACGTGTTCGGCTCACTGCGCTGCGACTGCGGCCCGCAGTTGGACGCCGCGCTGGCCCGGGTCGGGCGTGAGGGCCGGGGCGTGGTGCTCTACGTGCGCGGGCACGAGGGGCGCGGCATCGGGCTGCTGCACAAGTTGCAGGCGTACCAGTTGCAGGACCAGGGCCGGGACACTGTGGACGCGAACCTCGACCTGGGTCTGCCTGCCGACGCCCGCGACTACGGCACCGGCGCGCAGATCCTCTACGACCTGGGCGTGCGGTCGATGCGACTGTTGACGAACAACCCCGCCAAGCGGGCCGGTCTGGAGGGCTACGGGCTGACCATCACCGGGCGGGAAGGGTTGCCTGTCGGCGCGCATCCGGAGAACCTGCGCTACCTGCGCACCAAGCGGGACCGGATGGGTCACCTGCTTGACGAGTTGGACGAGATGTCCGAGGCGCCGTTGGGGCGTCCGGTCGTCGATGACGAGATCGGAGCATGA
- the ribD gene encoding bifunctional diaminohydroxyphosphoribosylaminopyrimidine deaminase/5-amino-6-(5-phosphoribosylamino)uracil reductase RibD, producing the protein MASVSVDEAMRRAIELAARGLGTTSPNPVVGCVLLDADGEVVGEGFHAYAGGPHAEIVALAQAGRRAKGGTAVVTLEPCDHTGRTGPCSTALVQAGVARVVIAVPDPNPVASGGAATLRSAGVRVDLGVRGDEAEAGNVAWLTSMRRGWPYVIWKYAATVDGRSAAADGTSMWITSEAARIDVHALRGTVDAVVAGVGTVLADDPRLTARNLRDGSLAIRQPLRVVVDSSGRTPSDAQVRDGAARTWIATAAEVGAGPDGRVDLPALLAELHRRGVRAVLLEGGPRLAGAFLAAGLVDKIVGYVAPRLLGAGPTALVDAGVTTIAEAIDLEFVDVTQIGPDLRITALPRKREG; encoded by the coding sequence ATGGCCAGCGTCTCCGTCGATGAGGCGATGCGGCGTGCGATCGAGCTGGCGGCGCGCGGTCTGGGCACCACAAGCCCCAACCCCGTGGTCGGCTGTGTGCTGCTCGACGCGGACGGCGAGGTCGTCGGCGAGGGCTTCCACGCCTACGCCGGCGGGCCGCACGCCGAGATCGTCGCGCTGGCCCAGGCCGGGCGGCGGGCCAAGGGCGGTACCGCTGTCGTCACACTGGAACCCTGCGACCACACCGGCCGCACCGGCCCCTGTAGCACCGCGCTCGTCCAGGCCGGCGTGGCCCGGGTGGTGATCGCCGTACCCGACCCGAACCCGGTGGCCTCCGGTGGCGCCGCCACGTTGCGCTCCGCCGGGGTCCGTGTCGATCTGGGGGTACGCGGCGACGAGGCCGAGGCCGGAAACGTCGCCTGGCTGACCTCGATGCGCCGGGGCTGGCCGTACGTCATCTGGAAGTACGCCGCGACTGTGGACGGGCGGTCCGCGGCGGCCGACGGCACCAGCATGTGGATTACCTCGGAGGCGGCCCGGATCGATGTGCACGCGCTGCGCGGCACTGTCGACGCGGTCGTCGCCGGGGTCGGCACCGTGCTCGCCGACGATCCCCGGCTGACAGCCCGCAACCTGCGCGACGGCAGCCTTGCCATCCGGCAGCCGCTGCGCGTGGTGGTGGACAGCTCGGGGCGTACCCCCTCCGACGCCCAGGTCCGCGACGGCGCCGCACGGACGTGGATCGCGACCGCCGCCGAGGTGGGCGCCGGCCCGGACGGCCGGGTCGACCTGCCGGCGCTGCTCGCGGAGCTGCACCGGCGAGGGGTCCGCGCGGTCCTGCTGGAGGGCGGCCCTCGGCTGGCCGGCGCGTTCCTGGCCGCCGGCCTGGTCGACAAGATCGTCGGGTACGTCGCGCCCCGGCTGCTCGGCGCCGGTCCGACCGCCCTCGTCGACGCGGGAGTGACGACCATCGCTGAGGCAATCGATCTGGAGTTCGTCGACGTTACGCAGATCGGTCCGGATCTACGGATAACCGCTTTGCCCCGGAAGAGGGAGGGCTGA
- the rpmI gene encoding 50S ribosomal protein L35, protein MPKMKSHTGMGKRVKVTGKGKIVAQQAGLRHNLEKKPSTQTRRLTGTVVLAKADVKRIKKLLGR, encoded by the coding sequence ATGCCGAAGATGAAGAGCCACACGGGTATGGGTAAGCGGGTCAAGGTCACCGGCAAGGGCAAGATCGTTGCCCAGCAGGCCGGCCTTCGCCACAACCTGGAGAAGAAGCCCTCCACCCAGACCCGCCGGCTGACCGGCACGGTCGTGCTGGCCAAGGCCGACGTCAAGCGCATCAAGAAGCTGCTCGGCCGCTGA
- a CDS encoding phosphoribosyl-ATP diphosphatase, whose amino-acid sequence MKTFEELFAELQAKAAAGTPGSGTVAALDKGVHFIGKKVVEEAAESWMAAEHEGPERTAEEISQLLYQVQVLMLATGLDLKDVYRHL is encoded by the coding sequence GTGAAGACGTTCGAGGAGTTGTTCGCCGAGCTGCAGGCCAAGGCCGCTGCCGGCACCCCGGGCTCGGGCACCGTCGCCGCCCTCGACAAGGGTGTGCACTTCATCGGCAAGAAGGTCGTCGAGGAAGCGGCCGAGTCGTGGATGGCCGCCGAGCACGAGGGGCCGGAGCGTACCGCCGAGGAGATCTCCCAGCTGCTCTACCAGGTCCAGGTGCTGATGCTCGCCACCGGTCTCGACCTCAAGGACGTCTACCGACATCTGTGA
- the pnuC gene encoding nicotinamide riboside transporter PnuC, with protein MGPLGWLLDAQVQVAGSPVLVREIVGNGFGLLSALLGLRRVVWAWPVGMIGNALLLTVFLGGVFATPQAHDLYGQAGRQVFFFAVSVYGWWRWRRNRRTDAGQAAVVPRWATGRERLAMLLAAVVGTALAYPVLAALGSWGPLPDAWILTGSLLATYGMARGWVEFWLVWIAVDAVGVPLLLRGGFYPSAAMYLVYGAFCAWGFVAWWRTSRVTRPRSVRPPTYTEAVA; from the coding sequence ATGGGCCCGCTCGGTTGGCTGCTCGATGCCCAGGTGCAGGTGGCCGGTTCGCCGGTGCTGGTCCGGGAGATCGTCGGCAACGGCTTCGGGCTCCTGTCCGCGCTGCTCGGGCTGCGCCGGGTGGTCTGGGCCTGGCCGGTTGGCATGATCGGCAACGCGCTGCTGCTCACCGTCTTCCTCGGCGGGGTGTTCGCCACCCCGCAGGCCCACGACCTGTACGGGCAGGCCGGCCGGCAGGTGTTCTTCTTCGCGGTGAGCGTCTACGGGTGGTGGCGCTGGCGGCGCAACCGCCGCACCGACGCCGGGCAGGCCGCTGTGGTGCCGCGCTGGGCCACCGGTCGGGAACGCCTGGCGATGCTGCTGGCCGCAGTGGTGGGCACCGCGCTCGCGTATCCGGTGCTCGCCGCCCTGGGCTCGTGGGGCCCGCTGCCGGACGCCTGGATCCTCACCGGCAGCCTGCTGGCCACCTACGGCATGGCTCGCGGCTGGGTGGAGTTCTGGCTGGTCTGGATCGCTGTCGACGCGGTGGGCGTGCCGCTGCTGCTGCGCGGTGGTTTCTACCCGTCGGCTGCCATGTACCTGGTCTACGGCGCCTTCTGCGCCTGGGGTTTCGTCGCCTGGTGGCGCACGTCGCGCGTGACCCGGCCGAGATCCGTACGTCCGCCCACCTACACGGAGGCCGTCGCATGA
- a CDS encoding PH domain-containing protein, which produces MSETELVRLKPRRIRVVCWSAAVALVVVFGAVATSLSGPTGNGYGTFQRGDQLAMVGLGVFGALGFLLFTRPRVEADAHGVRVRNVISSYQLPWEVIRGVRFDRGAPWASLELHDDDLLPLIALQAADKESAVEGVRALRRLHEAHKSRLAERADR; this is translated from the coding sequence GTGAGTGAAACAGAGCTGGTCCGCCTGAAGCCCCGCCGCATCCGGGTGGTCTGCTGGTCTGCGGCGGTCGCCCTGGTGGTGGTGTTCGGGGCCGTCGCCACATCGCTGAGCGGCCCGACAGGCAACGGCTACGGCACCTTCCAGCGCGGCGATCAGCTCGCCATGGTCGGCCTGGGCGTGTTCGGCGCGCTGGGCTTCCTGCTCTTCACCCGCCCACGGGTGGAGGCCGACGCCCACGGCGTGCGGGTGCGTAACGTCATCAGCTCGTACCAGCTGCCCTGGGAGGTCATCCGGGGTGTCCGCTTCGACCGGGGCGCGCCCTGGGCCAGCCTGGAGCTGCACGACGACGATCTGCTGCCGCTTATCGCCCTTCAGGCCGCCGACAAGGAGTCGGCCGTCGAGGGCGTCCGCGCCCTGCGCCGACTGCACGAGGCGCACAAGTCCCGTCTCGCCGAGCGCGCCGACCGCTAG
- the ribH gene encoding 6,7-dimethyl-8-ribityllumazine synthase: protein MAGFGEPGVDAVDAAGLTVGVVAARWHGELTDHMLERAVAAAEACGARSVVARVAGSVELPVVAQALARRCDVVVALGVVVRGATAHFDYVCRSVTDGLTRVALDEGKPVAHGVLTVETIEQARDRAGLPGSAEDKGWSATVAALDAALAVRSVATGNVQRVGFGG from the coding sequence ATGGCGGGTTTCGGTGAGCCGGGAGTCGACGCGGTGGACGCCGCGGGGCTGACCGTCGGGGTGGTGGCCGCCCGGTGGCACGGCGAGCTGACCGACCACATGCTGGAGCGCGCGGTGGCGGCGGCGGAGGCGTGCGGAGCGCGGTCCGTGGTGGCCCGCGTCGCCGGCTCCGTCGAGCTGCCGGTGGTCGCGCAGGCCCTGGCGCGCCGCTGTGACGTGGTGGTCGCGCTCGGCGTGGTGGTGCGCGGCGCCACCGCCCACTTCGACTACGTGTGCCGTTCGGTCACCGACGGTCTGACCCGTGTGGCGTTGGACGAGGGCAAGCCGGTGGCGCACGGTGTGTTGACTGTGGAGACCATCGAGCAGGCCCGGGACCGGGCGGGGCTGCCCGGCTCGGCGGAGGACAAGGGCTGGTCGGCGACGGTGGCGGCGCTCGACGCGGCGCTGGCCGTGCGGAGCGTGGCCACGGGCAACGTCCAGCGGGTCGGCTTCGGCGGCTGA